The proteins below come from a single uncultured Carboxylicivirga sp. genomic window:
- a CDS encoding pectate lyase — protein MKNIFIISSLFLVAICAVSFSSKKEQRALAFPGAEGAGKYTTGGRGGFVYTVTNLNDEGPGSLRKGIRKHGTRTIVFAVSGYIDLKSQLVINNGDITIAGQTAPGKGICLRGQGLRINADNVVLRYIRVRPGDVEHTELDALTGIGHKDIIVDHCSFSWATDEVCSLYDNENLTLQWCLISESLNNSYHHKGAHGYGGIWGGMKATFHHNLLAHHKSRNPRLQGSRRHKQPDKEKVEIINNVVYNWKSKCIYAGEEGNYSIIANYFKPGPATGDKSSKQILEPYAPYANFNFYKNCIDQDMALTKDNLAGIKMPVDSVQKYFISKRLYNSGIKIEKAEKSYENVLANVGANLYRDTIDQQIIDDVRNGTARGEMDGIINSQDEVGGWPVIETVSSATDTDGDGMPDEWEIQNGLNPKDSQDGPYYFLNKNYTNLEVYLCSLIKTNL, from the coding sequence ATGAAAAATATATTCATCATCTCATCTTTGTTTTTAGTTGCCATATGTGCTGTTTCTTTTAGCAGTAAAAAAGAGCAACGTGCCTTGGCTTTTCCAGGAGCCGAAGGAGCGGGTAAATATACTACCGGCGGACGAGGAGGATTTGTATACACAGTTACCAATTTAAATGATGAAGGTCCGGGAAGTTTACGTAAGGGTATTCGTAAACATGGGACTAGAACAATAGTATTTGCAGTTAGTGGTTATATAGATTTAAAATCGCAACTGGTAATAAATAATGGAGATATTACCATTGCTGGTCAAACGGCTCCAGGTAAAGGCATCTGCCTTCGTGGACAAGGTTTACGGATAAATGCAGATAATGTGGTTCTACGATATATAAGAGTGCGTCCAGGTGATGTGGAACATACCGAATTGGATGCTTTAACTGGAATCGGGCATAAAGATATCATAGTCGATCATTGTAGTTTTAGCTGGGCTACTGATGAGGTATGTTCATTATATGATAATGAGAACCTGACCCTTCAGTGGTGTTTGATCAGCGAAAGTCTTAATAATAGTTATCATCATAAAGGAGCCCATGGATATGGAGGTATATGGGGTGGAATGAAGGCAACTTTTCATCACAACTTATTAGCTCATCATAAAAGCCGGAATCCTCGTTTGCAAGGAAGTAGACGACATAAACAACCAGATAAAGAAAAGGTTGAGATTATTAATAATGTAGTATATAACTGGAAATCAAAATGTATATATGCAGGTGAAGAGGGAAATTACAGTATAATTGCTAATTACTTTAAACCCGGACCAGCAACTGGAGATAAGAGTAGTAAACAAATACTCGAACCTTATGCCCCTTATGCTAATTTTAATTTCTATAAAAATTGTATCGATCAAGATATGGCACTCACAAAAGATAACCTGGCAGGAATTAAAATGCCAGTTGATTCTGTTCAAAAATATTTTATATCCAAACGTTTATATAATTCGGGAATAAAAATAGAAAAGGCTGAAAAGTCATATGAAAATGTATTGGCCAATGTTGGCGCCAACCTTTATCGCGACACAATAGATCAGCAAATTATCGATGATGTTAGGAATGGAACTGCCAGAGGTGAGATGGATGGTATTATAAACTCTCAGGATGAAGTTGGAGGATGGCCGGTTATTGAAACTGTTTCAAGTGCAACTGATACAGATGGTGATGGTATGCCCGATGAGTGGGAGATACAGAATGGATTGAATCCTAAAGATTCGCAAGATGGACCTTATTATTTTTTAAATAAAAATTATACAAATCTAGAAGTTTATTTATGTAGCTTAATTAAAACAAATTTATGA
- a CDS encoding TonB-dependent receptor → MKNSKNQPPKVLLLAILGLFFFASSGWAQQVKGKITDSKNGVLPGVTVMVKGSTDIGTITDMEGKYVLNVPDAQNAILQVTFIGMENQEIPVQGRAVIDIVMQDEFTQLDEVVAIGYGTVKKRDITGAVASVGGDDLKQIPVASAAEAMTGRMAGVQVTSTEGSPDAELTIRVRGGGSISQDNSPLIIVDGFPVNSLNDISPADIENIDVLKDASSTAIYGSRGANGVIIVTTKSGEAGKLQVNYNAFTGVKKLAKQLDVLDAYDYASWQYEKSLLMGKTEYYVDHFGNYEDIDLYKGVQENNWQEQIYGRTGNVFSHDLSIRGGSDKIKYNFSYSSFKNKAIMIGSDYKRNNLSFKLNSNPNDKIDLSFSFRFSDTDVNGGGANEVNEKSSADSRLKHAVTYSPIPLQGVTTDDTDPEIASEVIDPIVSTWDNDRYKNNRNYNMSGSFAWEIIDNLKFRNSIGLDDYTKTSNRFYGLTTYYVRNDTDYPNQPAADFEKDESTRFRNAATLDYDFEKFLNADHSLKLLLGNELVITESQSNDVSMKGYPTYFSSDEAFKQTTLGKPFEVNQFYNQDDKLLSFFGRLNYDYKSKYILTATFRADGSSKFAKGNQWGYFPSGAFAWRLSEEPFMDWASTVLDDLKIRTSYGTAGNNNIPAGQTEMLYGANVTSKINNESFIVKTSNMVNPDLVWETTVTRNVGLDFSMFNSKLNGSVEAYLNTTTDLLMRFPVSGVGYNYQYRNMGETQNSGVELSINWSALNTPDYGLSFGFNIGMNKNKINSLGIMDNYETDSGFGSTFVGNDFAVWVDGSVGEMYGYRHAGMYTLDDFSGYDESGNEWILKEGVVKPGPLGEARPGLMKLKDLDDDGVITGADREIIGDANPLATGGFTMNGYVKGFDISAVFNFTVGNDIYNANKIEYTTSPDRYPYRNLTSDMAMGKRWTNVDPVSGELVTDVTTLASLNEGTTMWSPYMNQLIFSDWAVEDGSFLRLSTLTLGYTLPNTLTDRLRIANLRFYATAYNVFCLTNYTGFDPEVSTRRKTPLTPGVDYSAYPRSRQIVLGLNLSF, encoded by the coding sequence ATGAAAAATAGTAAAAATCAACCACCAAAAGTTTTGCTTTTAGCAATACTGGGACTTTTTTTCTTTGCTAGTTCCGGATGGGCACAGCAAGTAAAAGGAAAAATAACAGATTCGAAAAATGGAGTATTACCGGGTGTAACCGTAATGGTAAAAGGTTCAACTGATATTGGAACCATTACAGATATGGAAGGTAAATATGTTTTAAATGTCCCTGATGCGCAAAATGCCATTTTACAGGTAACGTTTATAGGGATGGAGAATCAGGAAATTCCAGTTCAGGGAAGAGCAGTAATTGATATCGTAATGCAGGATGAGTTTACTCAACTGGATGAGGTTGTAGCCATCGGTTACGGTACTGTTAAAAAAAGAGACATTACTGGTGCAGTTGCCTCTGTAGGCGGTGATGACTTAAAACAGATTCCAGTAGCATCTGCTGCAGAAGCAATGACTGGGCGTATGGCTGGAGTACAGGTGACTTCAACTGAAGGATCTCCGGATGCAGAACTTACAATTAGAGTTAGAGGTGGAGGATCTATCTCTCAAGATAATAGTCCTCTTATAATTGTGGATGGATTTCCAGTGAATAGCTTAAATGATATTTCACCTGCTGATATTGAAAATATTGATGTATTGAAAGATGCATCTTCTACAGCAATATATGGATCTAGAGGAGCCAATGGTGTAATTATTGTAACAACTAAAAGTGGTGAAGCAGGTAAACTACAGGTTAATTATAATGCTTTTACTGGTGTTAAAAAATTAGCTAAACAATTGGATGTTTTAGATGCTTATGATTATGCTAGTTGGCAGTATGAAAAGTCTCTTTTGATGGGGAAAACTGAGTACTATGTTGATCATTTTGGAAATTATGAAGACATTGACCTGTATAAAGGAGTGCAGGAAAATAATTGGCAGGAACAAATTTATGGTCGAACAGGAAATGTCTTTAGTCATGATTTAAGTATTAGAGGTGGGTCAGACAAAATAAAATATAACTTCTCTTATTCAAGCTTTAAGAATAAGGCAATTATGATTGGATCAGACTATAAAAGAAATAACCTTTCTTTTAAATTAAACAGTAATCCTAATGATAAAATTGATCTGTCATTTTCCTTCAGATTCTCTGATACTGATGTAAATGGAGGAGGTGCTAATGAAGTTAATGAGAAAAGCTCTGCTGATTCTAGGTTAAAACATGCAGTTACATACTCGCCAATTCCTTTGCAGGGTGTAACCACAGATGATACTGATCCTGAAATCGCAAGTGAAGTAATTGATCCGATTGTTTCTACATGGGATAATGATCGATATAAAAACAATAGAAATTACAATATGTCAGGTAGTTTTGCCTGGGAAATTATAGACAATTTAAAATTCAGGAATAGCATAGGTTTGGATGATTATACCAAAACAAGCAATCGTTTTTATGGATTAACAACATATTATGTAAGAAATGATACTGATTATCCTAACCAACCAGCTGCTGATTTTGAAAAAGATGAAAGTACAAGGTTTAGAAATGCCGCTACGCTGGATTATGATTTTGAGAAATTTTTGAACGCTGATCATTCTTTAAAATTGTTATTAGGTAATGAACTTGTGATTACCGAAAGTCAATCTAATGATGTTTCAATGAAGGGGTATCCAACTTACTTTTCATCAGATGAAGCTTTTAAGCAAACTACTCTTGGAAAGCCATTTGAAGTTAATCAGTTTTATAATCAGGATGATAAGTTACTTTCATTCTTTGGACGATTGAATTATGATTATAAAAGTAAATATATTTTAACTGCTACATTCCGAGCTGATGGATCTAGTAAATTTGCTAAAGGTAATCAATGGGGATACTTTCCTTCAGGTGCATTCGCTTGGCGTCTTTCAGAAGAACCATTTATGGATTGGGCTTCAACGGTATTAGATGATTTGAAAATTAGAACCAGTTACGGTACCGCAGGTAATAATAATATCCCTGCAGGGCAAACTGAGATGTTATACGGAGCAAACGTGACCAGTAAAATCAACAACGAGTCTTTTATTGTTAAAACATCAAATATGGTTAATCCTGATTTAGTTTGGGAGACAACTGTAACACGGAATGTTGGTCTTGACTTCTCGATGTTTAATAGTAAGTTAAATGGTTCTGTTGAAGCGTATTTGAATACAACTACAGATTTATTAATGAGATTTCCTGTTTCTGGTGTTGGTTATAATTATCAATACAGAAATATGGGGGAGACTCAAAATTCTGGGGTCGAATTATCTATAAATTGGAGTGCATTAAATACTCCTGATTATGGATTGAGTTTTGGCTTTAATATCGGAATGAATAAAAACAAGATCAATTCGTTGGGTATTATGGATAATTATGAAACAGATTCAGGTTTCGGATCTACATTTGTCGGGAATGATTTTGCAGTTTGGGTAGATGGTAGTGTTGGAGAAATGTATGGTTATCGTCATGCTGGAATGTATACATTAGATGATTTTTCAGGTTATGATGAATCTGGAAATGAATGGATATTAAAGGAAGGTGTAGTTAAACCAGGACCATTAGGAGAAGCCAGACCTGGTTTAATGAAGTTGAAAGATTTAGATGATGATGGTGTAATTACGGGTGCAGACCGTGAGATAATTGGTGATGCAAATCCTCTTGCGACAGGAGGTTTTACAATGAACGGATATGTTAAAGGGTTTGATATCTCTGCTGTTTTCAACTTTACAGTAGGTAATGATATTTATAATGCTAACAAAATAGAATATACAACATCGCCAGATAGATATCCTTATAGAAACTTAACTTCAGATATGGCCATGGGGAAAAGATGGACAAATGTAGACCCTGTATCTGGTGAATTGGTAACTGATGTGACTACTCTAGCATCATTAAACGAAGGAACAACAATGTGGTCTCCTTATATGAATCAGTTGATTTTTAGTGATTGGGCTGTGGAAGATGGATCTTTCTTGAGACTAAGTACATTGACTTTAGGTTATACATTGCCTAACACATTGACAGACCGATTGAGAATTGCAAACTTACGTTTTTATGCAACTGCGTATAATGTATTTTGTTTAACAAATTATACCGGATTTGATCCAGAGGTTTCTACCCGTCGAAAAACTCCATTAACTCCAGGAGTTGACTATTCTGCCTATCCTCGAAGCAGACAAATAGTATTAGGATTGAATCTTAGTTTCTAA
- a CDS encoding RagB/SusD family nutrient uptake outer membrane protein produces MNKIIYLVGMLMMISLVSCEDFLDAPAESSYKDEDVYSSYTLAKGAVTAIKFAFTEQNSHRSRYIPYYGLNTDCERFISTDNGSGKAELAGYCATSTNSQMNSYKNVWANMYEGIERANLCLEGLKAYGDLENDEKMAYLYGETLTLRAIMYAELLKAWGDIPARFESVNTETTYVKKSNRDVIYKQLLADLLEAEQYVPWANESDLTKTTENVSKDFIKGFRARLALNAGGYSQRPNEATPRLSMDDELSQDLMMAIAKEECMSVVQKASSGLAGDFETIFKNNCSDVIAAGSESLWEIPFGSGRGRILSAYCIPHASIDQYTGTAQSGAVGPTINLWYDYDVKDIRRDVTIAPYEWDVADPITGMAQQKVSGIGKWHFGKFRYEWTNREITTSDDGINKIYMRYAEVLLMAAEAVNYIDGPEAAKPYLRMVRERAFKVEDHSEKVDNYLAAISSKEDMLAAIQNEHKFEFAGEMVRKEALIRWNKLGSSLKETKSRMFALLDRTTGNYEDVTFDYTDVPETVYYKINGDDNESLIFYGLNRNELDDPGEGYESKDMISRESFDDLDDYMEWYFVNDPDTKQFWPIWRTFIEKSNGTLWNDYGYED; encoded by the coding sequence ATGAATAAAATTATATATTTGGTAGGCATGCTAATGATGATATCATTAGTGTCATGTGAGGATTTTCTGGACGCACCTGCTGAATCTTCATATAAAGATGAAGATGTGTATTCCTCATACACTTTGGCAAAAGGAGCTGTAACGGCTATTAAATTTGCATTTACAGAGCAGAATTCACACCGTTCACGTTATATTCCATATTATGGATTAAATACCGATTGTGAGAGGTTTATTAGCACGGATAACGGTTCTGGAAAGGCTGAGTTAGCCGGTTATTGTGCGACATCTACAAATAGCCAAATGAATAGCTATAAGAATGTTTGGGCTAATATGTATGAAGGGATTGAAAGAGCAAATCTTTGCCTTGAAGGACTTAAAGCATATGGTGATTTAGAGAACGATGAAAAGATGGCATATTTGTATGGTGAAACTCTCACATTGAGAGCTATAATGTATGCAGAACTTTTAAAAGCATGGGGAGATATACCAGCCCGTTTTGAATCAGTTAATACAGAGACAACCTACGTAAAAAAGTCAAATAGAGATGTTATTTATAAGCAACTTCTTGCTGATTTATTAGAGGCAGAACAATATGTACCATGGGCCAACGAGTCAGATCTTACTAAAACAACAGAAAACGTAAGTAAAGATTTTATTAAGGGATTTCGTGCGCGATTAGCATTAAATGCCGGAGGATATTCTCAACGTCCGAATGAAGCTACACCAAGATTGAGTATGGATGATGAATTATCACAAGACTTAATGATGGCCATTGCTAAAGAAGAATGTATGTCTGTTGTTCAAAAAGCGAGTTCTGGCTTAGCAGGTGATTTTGAAACAATTTTCAAGAATAATTGCAGCGATGTTATAGCAGCAGGAAGTGAATCATTATGGGAGATACCTTTTGGTAGTGGTCGAGGACGTATTTTATCAGCTTATTGTATCCCTCATGCGTCAATTGATCAATATACAGGAACAGCTCAAAGTGGTGCAGTTGGTCCTACGATTAACTTATGGTATGACTATGATGTAAAAGATATCCGACGCGATGTAACTATTGCACCCTATGAATGGGATGTAGCAGATCCAATTACAGGTATGGCTCAACAAAAAGTATCAGGAATTGGTAAGTGGCATTTCGGTAAATTTAGATATGAATGGACAAATAGGGAAATTACAACTTCTGATGACGGAATAAATAAAATTTATATGAGATATGCTGAAGTATTGCTAATGGCAGCTGAAGCAGTAAATTATATTGATGGTCCAGAAGCTGCTAAGCCATATTTACGAATGGTTAGAGAAAGAGCATTTAAAGTTGAGGATCATTCTGAGAAGGTTGATAATTACTTAGCAGCTATTTCAAGTAAAGAAGATATGTTAGCAGCTATTCAGAATGAACATAAATTTGAGTTTGCTGGAGAGATGGTTCGTAAAGAAGCATTAATCAGATGGAATAAACTCGGATCAAGTTTAAAAGAGACAAAGAGTAGAATGTTTGCATTACTTGATAGAACAACAGGTAATTATGAAGATGTTACTTTTGATTATACTGATGTGCCAGAAACAGTCTATTACAAAATCAATGGAGACGATAACGAATCTCTTATCTTTTATGGATTAAATAGAAATGAACTTGATGATCCAGGTGAAGGGTATGAGTCTAAAGATATGATATCAAGAGAATCTTTTGATGATTTAGATGATTATATGGAATGGTATTTTGTTAATGATCCAGATACAAAGCAGTTTTGGCCGATTTGGAGGACCTTTATCGAAAAAAGTAATGGTACTTTATGGAATGATTATGGATACGAAGACTAA
- a CDS encoding DUF5123 domain-containing protein, protein MKKIFQHIILVIAALSMITIACDDNIDPVITELVTERAFSPANLEARVSQDVNVRMLWDINPGISYYEVEFYTDTTNIIEENLYERVSEISPDNVPFTYEGLPGDTAIYARVKAISSYEGTDPSYWSSVIFETNAENIFTEPTLGGEEVTLFWSPGAKVSHIIITQGETDTKRELTDTEIEAGSAIITGLIFETDYTASIYNNDVKRGNIDFTTLPDGILLNSESDIEEALANAEDGEAFILEGGEYINAQGTITIDKNASFIALNPDDRPLLKVQFVIADGATNTVLLSGIDFEATYTDEEGDQQLDHGVQIKPSQDGAILGDIIIENCTFTGHKKSLLAAGSGSFSAESITINNCVVTDLNSNGGDFIDFRKSFVKTLTITNNTFDNCAYNAQVKAREFVRFDGASKGNAYDDGVNTPTIIVKYNTLYQCSIFNDEKAGRLFYVRWENTQEVIECQNNIFSDMNMVDYYIGFDDASLSLKDNFYYNSASLLSDDGAGTDENPGFADADGGDFTISNQNIVDLNVGDPRWR, encoded by the coding sequence ATGAAAAAAATATTTCAACATATTATTCTTGTCATAGCAGCATTATCAATGATTACGATAGCTTGTGATGACAATATTGATCCGGTTATTACGGAATTAGTAACAGAAAGAGCTTTTTCTCCGGCTAATCTTGAAGCAAGAGTTTCTCAGGATGTAAACGTAAGAATGTTGTGGGATATTAATCCTGGAATATCATATTATGAAGTTGAATTTTATACAGATACAACTAATATTATTGAAGAGAATTTATATGAACGTGTAAGTGAAATCTCTCCTGATAATGTACCTTTTACTTATGAAGGGTTACCCGGAGATACCGCAATATATGCTCGTGTAAAAGCAATAAGTTCTTATGAAGGTACTGATCCTTCTTATTGGAGTTCAGTCATTTTTGAAACCAATGCAGAGAATATTTTTACGGAACCTACTTTAGGAGGGGAAGAGGTAACATTATTCTGGTCACCTGGAGCAAAAGTAAGTCATATTATCATTACCCAGGGCGAAACAGATACAAAACGAGAATTAACAGATACTGAAATTGAAGCTGGTTCAGCTATTATTACAGGATTAATATTTGAAACTGATTATACTGCTTCAATTTATAACAATGATGTGAAAAGAGGTAATATTGATTTTACAACATTACCTGATGGAATATTATTGAATTCTGAGTCTGATATAGAGGAGGCATTGGCCAACGCAGAAGATGGTGAAGCCTTTATTTTGGAAGGTGGAGAATATATAAATGCTCAAGGAACAATTACCATCGATAAAAATGCATCATTTATTGCACTTAACCCAGATGATCGTCCTTTATTGAAAGTTCAATTTGTGATTGCTGATGGTGCAACAAATACGGTGCTTCTCTCTGGAATCGATTTTGAGGCTACATATACGGATGAAGAAGGTGACCAACAATTGGATCACGGTGTTCAGATAAAACCTTCTCAGGATGGTGCTATACTTGGTGATATTATTATTGAGAATTGTACTTTCACTGGCCACAAAAAATCGTTGTTGGCCGCAGGAAGTGGTTCATTCTCTGCTGAATCTATTACAATTAATAATTGTGTTGTAACAGACCTTAATAGTAATGGAGGTGACTTTATTGATTTTAGAAAATCATTTGTTAAAACACTAACAATTACTAATAATACTTTTGACAATTGTGCTTATAATGCTCAGGTAAAGGCAAGAGAGTTTGTTAGATTTGATGGAGCAAGTAAAGGAAATGCCTATGATGATGGTGTTAATACACCAACCATTATTGTAAAATACAATACTTTGTATCAATGTAGTATTTTTAATGATGAAAAAGCCGGTAGGTTATTTTATGTGAGATGGGAAAATACTCAGGAAGTTATTGAGTGCCAGAATAATATTTTCTCAGATATGAATATGGTTGATTATTATATAGGTTTTGATGATGCTTCATTAAGCTTGAAAGACAATTTCTATTATAATTCAGCTAGTCTACTATCTGATGATGGTGCTGGTACTGATGAAAACCCTGGATTTGCAGATGCTGATGGTGGAGATTTTACCATCTCAAATCAAAATATAGTAGATTTAAATGTGGGTGATCCTCGTTGGCGTTAA
- a CDS encoding pectate lyase, whose product MKNNLILLLSFVSLLLVSCSDSGDNKVEQPSSISIEFDNPNPLSVDIATYKPIITGKVTSENALTSIKISQLNGSNEIEIENNTINDGSLQYEFEVSVNYITSTTGLKVIATDQLGQVRTELLEIQIESSSAADAEPIGDKDAFPGAEGFGRYTTGGRGGRVFFVDNLLDDSKPGSLRYAINQSGARTIVFRVSGTIQLNSPLIITQNHLTIAGQSAPGDGICVAGDYMQTKDGLENIIIRYIRFRTAKGSGEYDAAWGRNCKNIIFDHCTFSWGNDEVASFYDNTDFTMQWCIISESFYRSTHPKGDHGYGGIWGGMNASFHHNLIAHHTSRNPRFCGGRFHWDTREDELVDFRNNVLYNWGVNSAYGGEGGKINMVNNYYKPGPATASNKTHRIVEIYGGNNDSKYPEDGKWYIDGNYVYENESVTNNNLLGIDVKNTIGGKLDQLVSSAFSSGVISTEPAEQAFESVLTKVGASLKRDAVDARIIMEVRDGNALFGGAYGAASGIIDSVNDNEGYPTLETYNEIKDLDNDGMGDDWELANGLDPTDPSDNKAKTLDQNYTNLEVYLNSLIK is encoded by the coding sequence ATGAAAAACAACCTGATATTATTGCTGAGTTTTGTTAGTTTATTATTGGTTAGCTGCTCTGATAGTGGTGATAATAAAGTAGAACAGCCCTCATCAATTAGCATTGAATTTGATAATCCTAACCCCTTAAGTGTTGATATTGCAACCTATAAACCTATTATAACTGGAAAAGTAACTAGCGAAAATGCCTTAACATCCATTAAAATATCTCAATTAAACGGTTCTAACGAAATTGAAATTGAGAATAATACTATTAATGACGGAAGTCTTCAATACGAATTTGAAGTATCAGTTAATTATATAACCAGTACTACTGGGCTGAAAGTAATAGCTACCGATCAGTTAGGACAGGTTAGAACTGAACTATTAGAAATACAAATAGAAAGTAGTAGCGCTGCCGATGCTGAACCCATTGGCGATAAAGATGCCTTCCCAGGAGCCGAAGGCTTTGGGAGATATACAACAGGAGGAAGAGGAGGAAGAGTATTTTTTGTTGATAATTTATTAGATGATAGTAAACCCGGATCTTTGCGTTACGCTATCAATCAATCGGGTGCCAGAACAATTGTTTTCCGCGTATCTGGAACTATTCAATTAAATTCTCCTTTGATTATAACTCAAAATCATCTTACCATTGCTGGTCAGTCGGCACCGGGTGATGGAATTTGCGTTGCCGGTGATTATATGCAAACAAAGGATGGATTAGAAAATATAATTATACGATATATTCGTTTTAGAACAGCTAAAGGAAGCGGCGAGTACGATGCTGCCTGGGGACGTAATTGTAAAAACATAATTTTCGATCACTGTACTTTTAGCTGGGGTAATGATGAAGTGGCCAGTTTTTACGACAACACCGATTTTACAATGCAATGGTGTATTATTAGCGAGAGCTTTTATCGTTCTACTCATCCCAAAGGTGATCATGGATATGGTGGTATTTGGGGGGGCATGAATGCCAGTTTTCATCATAACTTAATTGCTCATCATACCAGTCGTAATCCTCGTTTTTGTGGTGGACGTTTTCATTGGGATACTCGCGAGGACGAATTAGTTGATTTTAGAAATAATGTCTTATATAACTGGGGTGTAAACAGTGCTTATGGTGGCGAAGGAGGTAAAATAAATATGGTTAATAATTATTATAAACCAGGGCCAGCTACTGCCAGTAATAAAACACACCGCATTGTTGAAATCTACGGTGGTAATAATGATTCGAAATATCCCGAGGATGGGAAGTGGTATATCGATGGTAATTACGTGTATGAAAATGAGAGTGTGACTAATAACAACCTATTAGGTATTGATGTTAAAAACACAATTGGTGGAAAGTTAGATCAGTTAGTTTCCAGTGCATTTTCGTCAGGAGTTATTTCAACCGAACCAGCAGAACAAGCATTTGAATCGGTATTGACCAAAGTAGGTGCCAGCTTAAAACGTGATGCAGTGGATGCACGTATTATTATGGAAGTAAGAGACGGTAATGCACTGTTTGGAGGTGCTTATGGAGCTGCTTCGGGTATTATTGATTCGGTAAATGATAATGAAGGTTATCCAACTTTGGAGACCTATAACGAGATAAAGGATTTAGATAATGATGGAATGGGCGATGATTGGGAATTGGCCAATGGATTGGATCCAACAGATCCAAGCGATAATAAAGCAAAAACATTGGATCAAAATTATACTAATCTTGAAGTGTATCTCAATTCATTAATTAAATAA